TAAATCCAGGACTGTGCGCATCAGGTTTACGACGTGATTGGTGAAGCTCCAAAGGATCGGGCCGCCTTCCTCGTACTCACCCTTCATGTGGAAGGGTTTCATCTGCCATCTGTCCCAATGCTCGATGAGCTTACGGGCGAAAGCCCGTAGATCTGCAAGGTCATGGAAGCCTTGATGAACCGCTGCCCCGTTGTACAACTCCTCAGCCATTTGGTCCTCTCTTTACACGGAGCGGTGAGATCAACTATTGAGCGCCATGGGCTTCGCGGGAGGCCATGGCCGCTGATGCTCTCTATAGAAGGGTTGGAGCGCGTTCGAGGGCAGTGCGCCGCCGTAGATCTGATTGTTGCTCCAGAAGATGGAATCGAGTCGAGCCCACTGTTCATTCGTGAGGGCTCCTAGTGAGGTAATCCTCTTTGCAGCCGTGCCAGCATCAATGAAACTAGGAGCAGTTCGCAGCGACTCGAAAAGCCCTTCAATGACGGCTGCGCCGAGTTCGGGCAGTGAAGCTGTCCAGCTGCTGATGACGGCGGCCACTTCCGCTGGGCTTTGGCCTGCAGCGCTTGGCCACTGATCTCGACCGATAAACCCGGCAGGGTCGACCCCGTAGCGAATCGCATAAAAGGGGACTCTTCTGCCTCGTGCCCAACCAACCTCTTGCTGGCACCAAGGGCTGGTGTTGAACTCAGGGTGGATGATGGCAACGAACGCTTGCATCGAGCGAAGGGCCTGTTCGATTTGTGACTGCCAGGGCTTACTGAAAGCCATGGTGTCGTGAGCCACAAAACCGTGAATTCCAATGAGAGCAAGTTCGTCAGCAACCTCCCCTACGAACTTTCGATGTTTCGCAGAATGAGAAAGGAAGACACGAGCATAGTTCGGCTTCCAAGGCCCATCGTCTGTTGCGGATTCCACGATGTCAGCCACCGCATCCACGTCGATACCCATGACAAGGGCATACAGCTCGGTTAGCATCTCGTCGGTTACGTCGGCGACGATTTCCGCCAGCGAGGGATCATCGAACTGACCGGTGAACGGTTCTAGTTTGAATTCGCGCAGTAGAACGTTGATTCGATTCGAGTCCCATTCAAATGTTCCCAACTCTTCAAGGAGCTGGGTCTTCATGTTGAATCGGTCTTTACGTGACAGGGCCATGGGTTCAACCATAGATGGGGGGACTGCCCCGGCTTTTGTTGACTCGGGGTCTTAGGCCGCTGTGAGCGCGGTCCGGTTGATTGTTTCATATTCGATGGGCGTGAGTTTGCCCAGCCGTCTTTGCCGTCGCCGGCGGTGGTAGGTTCTCTCGATCCAGGTTGTGATGGCCAGCCGGAGGTCCTGTCTGGTGAGCCATCGCTGACGGTCCAGGACGTTCTTCTGCAGCAGCGAGAAGAAGGACTCCATCGCGGCGTTGTCCGCGCACGCACCGACCCTGCCCATCGATCCGGTGAGCCCGTGGCGACGGAGCGATTCAACGAACCGGCGTGACCGGAACTGCGACCCACGGTCGGAGTGGACCACCGTTCTTTCCGGTCTTCGTGCCTGCACCGCGTTCTCCAGGGCAGCGACGGCAAGAGAGGACTTCATCCGGGCGTCCATTGAGTAGCCGACGATCCTGCCGGAGTAGACGTCCTTCACCGCGCAGAGGTAGAGCTTCCCTTCTTCGGTGGGGTGCTCGGTGATGTCTGTCAGCCACAGTTCGTTCGGCGCCGCGGCGGTGAAATCCCGCTCGACCAGGTCGTCGTGGACCGGTGGCCCCGGTTTCCGGTTCAGACCCCGTTTCTTCGAGAACACTGACCAGATGCCGTGGTCCCTGCATAAGCGCTGGACCCTGTTCTCGCCCGCGGTGATGCCCTTCTCCGGGAGCTCGTCGGCGATGAACCGGTACCCGAACGCCGGATCGTCGGAGTGGATGTCAAGGGCGGCGTTGACCAGGTGCGCATCGATCCAGTCCCGTTCCGTCACCGGGTTCGCCTTCCAGCGGTAATAGCCTTGCTTGCTAAATCCCAACACCCTGCAGGTCACCGCCACGGGAACACCGTCGGCGGCAAGATCCGTGACCAGCGGGTAGATCATTTTGGGTTGATGTCCCTGGCCAGATAGGCAGCCGCCCGGCGCAGAATCTCGTTCTCCTGCTCCAACAGGCGGTTCCGCTTCTTCAACTCCCGCACCTCAGCCGACTCCGCCGCCGCTGGGCTGGTCCCGGAGTCCTTACGCTCAGCGATAGCGATCCAGCGCTTCAACGTCGTGACCGAAAGCCCAAAATCCTTCGCAATCTGCGCCAGCGGCGCCTCGCCCTTGCGGGCCACATCAATAACATCCTGGCGGAACTCCGCCCCATAAGCCGTGGGCATGGTCAACATCCTTCCACGAGCACAAGCTCGCTAGGTCAAGGAGTCAACAAAACCGGGGGCAGTCCCGGGCAACTTAGGCTCGTTTGGCACGTCCTTGGGGAGTTGAAATCAAATGGTCCCTGTTACCTCGCTCGCTTCCTCTTGAGATGGCCCTTTTGTCAGGGGTTTACCCCTAGGCTCCCTTCATGCACACGTTCGGGTGCCCGCGTTACTCTTGGACCAGCGGGGATGGGGGCAACAAAATGTACGGACGGTCTGACGAGGACTGGGACGAACTGGTCAGGGTGGGTCACGATTTCCTGATTGACGTGGCGCGAAGGCGCAGGTACACCACTTACACCGAGCTCGATGCGGTCCTGCGGCGCCGCACTGGCCTCAGAGGCTTTGACTTCAACCAAGTAGAAGAGCGTGCGGCGCTGGGATATTTGCTTGGCAGGATTGTCGATGAGGATCGCAAGTTGAACCCTTCACTGATGATCTCGTCCCTAGTTATCTACCTAAACGCGAACGATGCGGGCAGCGGCTTCTATGCGAAGGCTCGTGAGGTCGACCTGCTCAAAAACGGCATGGACAAGGACGAGTTCTGGATTCGTCAGGTGAAGGCAGTTCACGAAAGATATGGTCGCACCCACGCCTGACCGTAAAGATGTGGTGCCAAAGGGACTTACCTGCTCCTGAATCACGAACATCCCATGGAATTCATGTCTCATCTATGGATCCTTTAACTGGACGCCTCCAGGCCACTTCGGAGATGTCTGCCAATGCTGCGGAAACGCCCGGCGTAGCGCAATCTGTTATGCGAGCTTCTTTGTCTCATTAATCTGTCTCACCCAGCTATTCTCAAGTAGAAGAAAAAATGACCTTTATCGAGACGAAAGGACGGCATGACGCGACTGGGTTATTGTCAGTTTTCGAAGTCGGCTGCACGGAATGTCCAAAGTCGTCTGCACAGCCCGCACCCATTGATCCCTGGACTTGAACTGTCTTGCATCGCTAGGGATTCGAGGCACTGAGGTTATGAGACACAGGAATTCAACTCTCCCGTAAGGGGATCCTGTACCGGCAACTGGGATGCATCGGTAGTGGAGAGCGCCTGACCGATCACCGTGGTTGCCGTGCTTAGGGCCGGGCGTCAGCTTCGCCGGGCTTGCTCGCCAGTTATCGCCAAGAAACGGCCCGCACGTCGAAAGTCACGGGCAACGAACCCAAGGCCTATGACCAATCCTGCCGCGCCGATGGTCATGAACCACCCGAACGGCTGTCTCCACGTCTAGCGAAATTTACGGCTTGAGGAATGAAGATGAGCGGGATCATTGGTTGCACCAGTAGCTGGGTGGCAACGTTCTTGCGAAGTTGCACCGCAGCGGCCCTGACGACCGGAAGGTGCTCGATATCTAGTGGTGCTTTTCCCGTGATCTGCCGGCGGATGCGCTTTCGTTCGTCGCTCTCCAAAGAGAGCAGCACGTCGATTCTTCCGGACTGCACAGCCGGCACAACTTTCTTCGCGTTGTAGATCAGGCCGCCAATCCAAGGCAGTACATGCGGCGAGTGAAATCCCAAGTGCCAGAAGGTTAGGTCCTTTGTCTGCAGTATTCGGGAAAAATCAGGGCTCCAATTGCTGCCCCACAGCCACGGAGAGTGCAGTCCAAGCGGGCAGTAACGGGTGTAATACCTCTTTATGGCCTCCCGTTGTCCTGGACGCCTTCGGCTCGTCGCATGGCCACTGTCCGGCCCTCGTTGGACTCGGCCATAAGATCGTCAATGCCGCTCATTGCTGCACAGTTGGCGCAGAATGCCTTGCGAACGGTCGTTCCCGTACTCCGTGCCTGAGGCGGAGTTCTTAAAGATAGCTGCAGATTTGGTCGGGATCACATTTCCTGGGGTCGCCGGCGGCCGCGGTGTCGTGGAATTCCGCGACTGCTGCGCGGAGGGCGGTAAGTTCGGCGATCTGGGCGTCGAGGTCAGCGAGTTGCCGGGCGAGCAGATCCCTGACATGGGTGCAGGGGGCGGTGCCATGGTCACGGACGGTGAGGATGTCACTGATCTGGGCCAGGGTTAGGCCCGCGGCGCGGCCCCTGCGGATGAATTCAAGCCGCGTGATGGCTTCGCCGCCGTAGTCGCGGTATCCGTTGGTAGCGCGATGGGCGGGCGGGAGAAGTCCCCGGTCCTCGTAGAACCGAAGGGTCTTGGTGGTCATGCCTGCAGCCGCTGCGGCCTCACCGATACGCATCATGTGCTCCTGCTGTAGATGTTTGGTCGCTGTGTTGAACCACTGCTTGACATTCCATTATAGGGGAAGGTTGAGAATGGGGATACGGCAAAGCCGGCCCATTATCGGGACCGGCACTGTAAGCCGGGTCGACGTCATTTCGGCCGGCGCTTTGCCTGTAACGGCACCCTTTCCAAACCTACTTTTGCCCGGGGATACAAGATGACTACCCACGCCTCACCCGCTTCCCTCGCCGCTCCGGCTGATGATCGCCAGGACTGGCAGACGCGTGTTCTTTCCGTGCCCGGCTTGGACGGCGCCGCACCCATTGGCGGGGGCTGCTGCGCTATCGCGGCCGATGACGCAGTCCGCGAGGAACTTGAGAGCTGGCCCGGAATCACGGTCGAAAATATCGATTCCGCGGCCGAAATCGTGACGGTCCGGTTGCAGCGCGGTGAGAGCGGGCGGCTCGCTGATGCCGTAGAGGCAGTACGTGACCTCGGTTTTCCGGGCGCCGGCGCCACTACCCTTTGACCAAGCGGTTGGGGCCTTATTGGTTCACCGCTCTCTTGACCTTGCCCTGTAGGTCAATGTGCAGACTGGGCATTGAACGGCATTGTCCTCTATGACTATAGGAAGATCTCATGACTGAAGCAGCAGCAGCGTTTGATTATGATCTGGCAGTGATCGGCTCAGGCGGCGGTGCGTTCGCCGCCGCGATCAGAGCCACCAACCTGGGCAAGCGGGTGCTGATGGTGGAGCGGTCCACCGTCGGCGGGACTTGCGTGAATACCGGTTGTGTTCCCTCCAAGGCGCTGTTGGCAGCGGCGGAGGCGCGGCATGTGGCACTGGATGCCTCCGGCCGGTTCCCCGGGATCAGCACTACATCCGAACCGGTCGATATGGCCGCGCTCATCGAGGGAAAACGTTCCCTGGTGGAGACGATGCGAGCCGACAAGTACGTGGACCTGGCCGCCGAGTACGGGTGGGAGTTGCGCCAGGGCAACGCCGCGTTCGCCGGCAGTCCGCAGGAACCGGTTTTGGAAGTCACTGGAGCGGATGGTGCCCGCAGTGAAGTGCGCGCCGAGCACTATCTGGTTGCGACCGGCTCGACCCCCTGGGCGCCTCCGATCGAGGGCCTTCAGGATGTCGAGTATCTGACCTCGACCACGGCCATGGAACTGGACGAGGTACCGGAATCACTGCTGGTGTTCGGCGGCGGATACGTGGCGCTGGAACAGGCCCAGCTTTTCGCCCGCCTCGGGTCCAAGGTCACCATGCTGGTCCGTTCCCGCCTGGCCTCGGCCGAGGAACCGGAAGCGTCCCGGGCCCTGATGAGCGTTTTCGCCGACGAGGGTATACGCGTCGTCCGCCGTGCCACGGTTTCCGCGGTGCACACCGACCCAGCCACCGGGGAAGTCGTCGCAACCGCGACGGTC
This genomic interval from Pseudarthrobacter chlorophenolicus A6 contains the following:
- a CDS encoding toll/interleukin-1 receptor domain-containing protein is translated as MKTQLLEELGTFEWDSNRINVLLREFKLEPFTGQFDDPSLAEIVADVTDEMLTELYALVMGIDVDAVADIVESATDDGPWKPNYARVFLSHSAKHRKFVGEVADELALIGIHGFVAHDTMAFSKPWQSQIEQALRSMQAFVAIIHPEFNTSPWCQQEVGWARGRRVPFYAIRYGVDPAGFIGRDQWPSAAGQSPAEVAAVISSWTASLPELGAAVIEGLFESLRTAPSFIDAGTAAKRITSLGALTNEQWARLDSIFWSNNQIYGGALPSNALQPFYREHQRPWPPAKPMALNS
- a CDS encoding IS3-like element ISAcl2 family transposase (programmed frameshift), with the protein product MPTAYGAEFRQDVIDVARKGEAPLAQIAKDFGLSVTTLKRWIAIAERKDSGTSPAAAESAEVRELKKRNRLLEQENEILRRAAAYLARDINPKMIYPLVTDLAADGVPVAVTCRVLGFSKQGYYRWKANPVTERDWIDAHLVNAALDIHSDDPAFGYRFIADELPEKGITAGENRVQRLCRDHGIWSVFSKKRGLNRKPGPPVHDDLVERDFTAAAPNELWLTDITEHPTEEGKLYLCAVKDVYSGRIVGYSMDARMKSSLAVAALENAVQARRPERTVVHSDRGSQFRSRRFVESLRRHGLTGSMGRVGACADNAAMESFFSLLQKNVLDRQRWLTRQDLRLAITTWIERTYHRRRRQRRLGKLTPIEYETINRTALTAA
- a CDS encoding heavy metal-responsive transcriptional regulator, which gives rise to MRIGEAAAAAGMTTKTLRFYEDRGLLPPAHRATNGYRDYGGEAITRLEFIRRGRAAGLTLAQISDILTVRDHGTAPCTHVRDLLARQLADLDAQIAELTALRAAVAEFHDTAAAGDPRKCDPDQICSYL
- the merA gene encoding mercury(II) reductase; the encoded protein is MTEAAAAFDYDLAVIGSGGGAFAAAIRATNLGKRVLMVERSTVGGTCVNTGCVPSKALLAAAEARHVALDASGRFPGISTTSEPVDMAALIEGKRSLVETMRADKYVDLAAEYGWELRQGNAAFAGSPQEPVLEVTGADGARSEVRAEHYLVATGSTPWAPPIEGLQDVEYLTSTTAMELDEVPESLLVFGGGYVALEQAQLFARLGSKVTMLVRSRLASAEEPEASRALMSVFADEGIRVVRRATVSAVHTDPATGEVVATATVSGGQEQFRATRLLVAMGRRPVTEGLNLDIVGVKTGDRGEVLVQDTLASTNPRIWAAGDVTGHREFVYVAASHGTLMVENAFNQVGREVDYRHLPRVTFTSPALAAVGMTDKEANEAGIRCECRVLPLEYVPRALVNRDTRGFIKIVADNSTGRIVGITAVGKEAGDLAAAGVYILEAGMTVDQVANLWSPYLTMAEGIKIAAQSFKTDVSKLSCCAS